One part of the Lotus japonicus ecotype B-129 chromosome 2, LjGifu_v1.2 genome encodes these proteins:
- the LOC130735853 gene encoding uncharacterized protein LOC130735853 produces MLEQADEEAEKDPIINDAFKSVLGERSYYCRGLGAGIQPTKGKSTTALHGQLVSEREKRQGLEMKLADVETQLQEERSMREEMAARIEDSQRQLEEREKQFEEKVEKQLEERMEKKLEERMAAFFFRFHSVGQSS; encoded by the exons ATGTTAGAACAAGCAGATGAGGAGGCTGAGAAAGATCCAATTATCAATGATGCTTTTAAATCAGTTCTAGGGGAACGTTCATATTATTGTCGTGGTCTTGGTGCTGGAATTCAACCAACAAAGGGAAAATCCACTACAGCTTTACATGGACAATTAGTGAGTGAGCGAGAAAAGCGCCAGGGCTTAGAAATGAAACTGGCAGATGTTGAGACTCAACTTCAAGAAGAGCGTAGCATGAGAGAAGAAATGGCTGCGCGCATTGAAGATAGTCAAAGGCAACTCGAAGAAAGGGAAAAACAGTTTGAAGAAAAAGTAGAAAAACAACTTGAGGAAAGAATGGAAAAGAAACTTGAGGAAAGGATGGCAGCCTTCTTTTTTAGATTCCACTCG GTTGGACAATCTTCATGA